In Nocardia asteroides, a single genomic region encodes these proteins:
- a CDS encoding acyl-CoA dehydrogenase family protein — MLLDHLLTGPPGAAPLDSVASAWAAHRQLTARCADSIDAAVLGGWAADRLGYAFVAGYQEALRALLPGLPSAALVSLAATEAGGAHPAVIETALRRQGEGWTVSGTKTFATLGTEADALVVIASAGPGADGRNTVRTAMVDPRGPGVHAEPLPATPFAPEIPHAVLTFTDAPAVPLLGDGYADHLKPFRTFEDAHVLAATLGLLVRVARQSGWPPATVQRLLGAVAEVRGLGLGRPSGSPAVPAGPPDPVLAVAKSPAVHIALAGTLDLVDQLLAEIGSLWNSADPVARERWERDRRLLNTAERVRALRTSAAWQALARG; from the coding sequence GTGCTGCTCGATCACCTGCTCACCGGCCCGCCCGGCGCCGCTCCGCTCGATTCGGTCGCCTCGGCCTGGGCCGCGCATCGGCAGCTCACCGCGCGCTGCGCCGACTCGATCGACGCCGCGGTGCTCGGCGGCTGGGCGGCCGACCGGCTCGGCTACGCCTTCGTGGCCGGCTACCAGGAGGCGCTGCGGGCGCTGCTGCCCGGGCTGCCGTCGGCGGCGCTGGTCTCGCTGGCCGCCACCGAGGCGGGCGGGGCGCACCCGGCCGTCATCGAGACGGCGCTGCGGCGGCAGGGGGAGGGCTGGACGGTCAGCGGCACCAAGACCTTCGCCACGCTCGGCACCGAGGCCGACGCGCTGGTGGTGATCGCGAGCGCGGGGCCTGGCGCGGACGGCAGGAACACCGTGCGCACCGCCATGGTCGACCCGCGCGGCCCGGGCGTGCACGCCGAGCCGCTGCCCGCGACGCCCTTCGCCCCCGAGATCCCGCACGCCGTGCTGACCTTCACCGACGCCCCCGCCGTCCCGCTGCTCGGCGACGGCTACGCCGACCACCTCAAGCCGTTCCGCACCTTCGAGGACGCGCACGTGCTCGCCGCCACGCTCGGGCTGCTGGTCCGCGTGGCCAGGCAGTCCGGCTGGCCGCCCGCGACGGTGCAGCGGCTGCTCGGCGCGGTCGCCGAGGTGCGCGGGCTCGGCCTCGGCAGGCCGTCCGGCTCGCCCGCCGTGCCCGCGGGCCCGCCGGATCCGGTACTCGCGGTGGCGAAATCGCCCGCGGTGCACATCGCCCTCGCGGGAACGCTGGATCTGGTCGATCAACTGCTCGCCGAGATCGGCTCGCTGTGGAACTCCGCCGACCCGGTCGCGCGGGAGCGCTGGGAGCGCGATCGGCGGCTGCTGAACACCGCCGAGCGGGTGCGCGCGCTGCGCACCAGCGCCGCCTGGCAGGCTCTCGCGCGAGGGTGA
- a CDS encoding Crp/Fnr family transcriptional regulator encodes MGTFMARLTPTSRKDLLGLARGNLVRAGTILIRQGDQRRHVDLLRSGSRTQSACVKVTATARNGNESLLGIRVGGDVIGELAALQGTQRSATVTTCTEALVHSITHSDFLAFLRDHPEGWEAMCRMIAGRLEWANQRRLDFAGYDVPQRLARILLELTALHGVRTGAGWELGVRLSQVEFGRLIGAKEDAASSAMRKLRSDGLVRSAYRSVLITDLEGLKLFADAP; translated from the coding sequence GTGGGGACCTTCATGGCCAGGCTCACTCCAACCAGCCGCAAGGATTTGCTTGGGCTCGCTCGCGGCAACCTGGTCCGGGCGGGAACGATTCTGATTCGGCAGGGCGATCAGCGACGCCACGTCGACCTGTTGCGATCCGGCAGCCGCACGCAATCCGCGTGTGTGAAGGTTACCGCGACAGCCAGGAACGGCAACGAATCGCTGCTCGGAATCCGGGTGGGTGGCGATGTGATCGGAGAACTGGCCGCATTGCAGGGCACCCAGCGCTCGGCAACGGTGACCACCTGCACAGAGGCTCTGGTTCATTCGATCACGCACAGCGACTTCCTCGCCTTTCTCCGTGATCACCCGGAGGGTTGGGAAGCGATGTGCCGGATGATCGCGGGCCGCCTCGAGTGGGCGAACCAGCGGCGCCTCGACTTCGCCGGCTACGACGTCCCCCAGCGGCTGGCTCGGATCCTGCTCGAACTCACAGCACTACATGGTGTGCGTACCGGGGCGGGCTGGGAGCTCGGAGTCCGCCTGTCGCAGGTCGAATTTGGCCGGTTGATCGGTGCCAAGGAAGATGCGGCTAGTTCGGCAATGCGCAAGTTGCGCTCCGACGGGCTGGTGCGCTCCGCGTACCGAAGCGTGCTCATCACCGACCTCGAAGGCCTGAAGCTCTTCGCCGACGCCCCTTGA
- a CDS encoding Pycsar system effector family protein produces MIGLPSRHARRSASDARDDLAVQEAWRTLEMVLGLVRHAETKALAVLATAGVLGQVLTLVARTGPGVADPIGTVSIAICGAVIAGSGVAAGSALVPRLGSSAAPRNPLFFGHVGAHRGYSPTSYAAEFARTARAPHEIIAHVATQIWENSAIARRKFRLANIAIILLLVAITYLAVLACLS; encoded by the coding sequence ATGATCGGCCTTCCTAGCCGGCACGCTCGGCGATCCGCATCGGACGCAAGGGACGACCTTGCCGTGCAAGAGGCGTGGCGCACGCTGGAGATGGTTCTCGGTCTCGTCCGGCATGCGGAGACGAAGGCGCTGGCGGTCCTCGCGACCGCCGGCGTCCTCGGCCAGGTACTGACGCTGGTAGCCCGCACCGGGCCGGGGGTGGCCGATCCGATCGGCACGGTGTCGATTGCGATCTGCGGAGCCGTAATTGCCGGGTCGGGGGTCGCCGCGGGATCAGCACTGGTGCCGCGGCTCGGTAGCTCCGCCGCTCCGCGGAACCCGCTCTTCTTCGGGCACGTCGGTGCGCACCGTGGATACTCACCGACGTCCTACGCAGCCGAGTTCGCCCGCACCGCACGAGCACCACATGAGATCATCGCCCATGTCGCCACTCAGATATGGGAGAACTCCGCGATCGCGCGCCGCAAGTTCCGGCTGGCGAATATAGCAATTATCCTGCTGCTGGTGGCGATCACCTACCTCGCGGTCCTGGCCTGCCTGTCGTGA
- a CDS encoding DLW-39 family protein produces MKLLLTVGIVAAVLLAITKLRKRDEADLWHEVTSR; encoded by the coding sequence ATGAAGCTTCTCCTCACGGTCGGCATCGTGGCAGCGGTTCTCCTCGCGATCACCAAACTCCGCAAGCGTGACGAAGCCGATCTCTGGCACGAGGTCACCTCCCGCTGA
- a CDS encoding ATP-binding cassette domain-containing protein, whose product MPDAIVAEGLVKRYGKVVALDGLDLSVPEGTVTALLGPNGAGKTTTVRVLTTLLIPDAGKATVAGIDVLGNPRKLRSRIGTSGQYAAVDEYLTGFENLEMVGRLYHLGTKRAKERARELLERFRLSDAGDRPVRTYSGGMRRRLDLAGALVANPPVLFLDEPTTGLDPRARFDLWDVIEELVAGGTTLLLTTQYLEEADRLADSIGVIDHGTVIAQGTADELKSMVGGDRIELTVDDQSKVAVAQQLLRGLADGEIQVETGLRKLTVPVSDGSAALVTAIGKLAENDVRLRDIALRRPSLDDVFLTLTGHEAEERPSADDDETPFIPDAAAPEDAAKQLETTEGHTR is encoded by the coding sequence ATGCCCGACGCAATCGTCGCCGAGGGGCTGGTCAAGCGATACGGCAAGGTGGTGGCGCTGGACGGACTCGATCTGTCGGTGCCCGAGGGCACGGTGACCGCGCTGCTCGGTCCCAACGGCGCGGGGAAGACCACCACGGTCCGGGTGCTCACCACCCTGCTCATCCCGGACGCGGGGAAGGCGACCGTCGCCGGCATCGACGTCCTCGGCAATCCGCGCAAGCTGCGCTCGCGGATCGGCACCTCCGGCCAGTACGCGGCCGTCGACGAATACCTCACCGGCTTCGAGAATCTCGAGATGGTCGGCAGGCTCTACCACCTCGGTACCAAGCGCGCCAAGGAGCGGGCCCGCGAACTGCTCGAGCGGTTCCGGCTCAGCGACGCGGGCGACCGCCCGGTGCGCACCTACTCCGGCGGTATGCGCCGCAGGCTCGACCTGGCGGGCGCGCTGGTGGCGAATCCGCCGGTGCTCTTCCTGGACGAGCCGACCACCGGGCTCGACCCGCGGGCCCGGTTCGATCTGTGGGACGTCATCGAGGAGCTGGTGGCGGGCGGCACCACCCTGCTGCTGACCACCCAGTACCTGGAGGAGGCGGATCGGCTCGCCGACTCCATCGGGGTGATCGACCACGGCACCGTGATCGCGCAGGGCACCGCCGACGAGCTCAAGTCCATGGTCGGTGGCGACCGGATCGAGCTCACCGTCGACGACCAGTCGAAGGTCGCTGTCGCGCAACAGCTCCTGCGCGGCCTCGCGGACGGCGAGATCCAGGTGGAAACCGGGCTGCGCAAGCTCACCGTTCCGGTGAGCGACGGCTCGGCGGCGCTGGTCACCGCGATCGGCAAGCTCGCCGAGAACGACGTGCGGCTGCGTGACATCGCGCTGCGCAGGCCGTCGCTGGACGATGTCTTCCTCACCCTCACCGGCCACGAGGCCGAGGAGCGGCCGTCCGCCGACGACGACGAAACCCCCTTCATCCCGGACGCCGCGGCGCCGGAGGACGCTGCCAAGCAGCTCGAAACGACGGAAGGACATACCCGATGA
- a CDS encoding DUF4407 domain-containing protein encodes MTETRPHERRAGIERDDPHEPFRPVAPEFGSARRLRGLIGVREEILDWLPEERARYTRLGGIVLNTGIMAALSLLVALQSITGVLWLLLLPIALFWGYLIVSFDGWLIAGTHGSTDASKVKIFVPRLCVSVLIGFAIAEPLVLWVFQPAIHKEVLDWRNHEIADYRSHLTLCNPSSGAPNTSAECTVHLITVQNSPVAARQRLDQLTTERDKQSRELTDINTKLDDLETRAANECSGTPGPGLTGVPGNGLDCQRNRSTADQYRANSAVQARQEKLNMLNDEIRTATNDLAKAEATYGDQLTATITTMVDQRRTDQGQIGILDELKALSALSERNDAVLAAHWLVRFLLLAIDCLPALVKMLSGTTGYDQRVSRQTEVGKNLHERYTAVRERRDGVRFEVDLRKADSWLQRELEILEDRDRAERTEREIGKHDRIAYLADKLKKDGTNG; translated from the coding sequence GTGACTGAAACCCGCCCACACGAGCGGCGCGCCGGTATCGAGCGGGACGACCCGCACGAGCCCTTCCGGCCGGTTGCGCCCGAATTCGGCTCCGCCCGCAGGCTCCGGGGGCTCATCGGTGTCCGCGAGGAGATCCTGGATTGGCTCCCGGAGGAGCGGGCCAGGTACACCCGCCTCGGCGGTATCGTGCTCAATACCGGCATCATGGCCGCGCTCTCGCTGCTCGTGGCGCTGCAAAGCATCACCGGTGTGCTCTGGCTGCTATTACTGCCGATCGCTCTGTTCTGGGGTTATCTGATCGTCAGCTTCGACGGCTGGCTCATCGCCGGAACGCACGGCTCCACCGATGCGAGCAAGGTCAAGATCTTCGTACCGCGACTCTGCGTCTCCGTCCTGATCGGCTTCGCCATCGCAGAACCGCTGGTGCTCTGGGTCTTCCAGCCCGCAATCCATAAGGAGGTGCTGGATTGGCGCAACCATGAAATCGCGGACTACCGTAGTCATCTCACGCTGTGCAACCCCTCCTCCGGAGCACCGAATACCTCCGCCGAGTGCACGGTTCACCTCATCACGGTGCAGAATTCGCCGGTCGCCGCGCGTCAGCGACTCGATCAGCTCACCACCGAGCGGGACAAGCAGAGCCGGGAACTGACCGATATCAACACCAAACTCGATGACTTGGAGACCAGGGCGGCGAACGAATGCAGCGGGACACCAGGGCCTGGACTGACCGGTGTTCCTGGCAACGGCCTCGATTGCCAGCGCAATCGCTCCACCGCCGACCAGTATCGCGCGAACAGCGCGGTCCAGGCCCGGCAGGAGAAACTCAACATGCTGAACGACGAGATCCGCACAGCGACGAACGATCTCGCGAAAGCGGAGGCCACGTACGGCGATCAGCTCACCGCCACCATCACGACGATGGTCGACCAGCGCCGCACCGATCAAGGGCAGATCGGCATCCTCGATGAATTGAAGGCGCTCAGCGCCCTCTCCGAGCGGAACGACGCGGTACTCGCGGCACACTGGTTGGTGCGGTTCCTCCTCCTCGCCATCGACTGCCTGCCCGCCCTGGTCAAGATGCTGAGCGGTACCACCGGCTACGACCAGCGGGTGTCCAGGCAGACCGAGGTCGGGAAGAACCTGCACGAGCGGTACACCGCGGTCCGAGAACGGCGAGACGGCGTCCGATTCGAGGTCGATCTCCGCAAGGCGGACTCCTGGCTGCAGCGCGAACTCGAAATCCTGGAAGACAGGGACCGCGCCGAACGCACCGAGCGGGAGATCGGCAAGCACGATCGGATCGCGTACCTGGCCGACAAGCTCAAGAAGGATGGAACGAACGGATGA
- a CDS encoding restriction endonuclease, which produces MNGAVSAVVALVLLAIVAAPVWRWISENAALVAVAAVLLVGAVIAVSMWWSGLAARRRLRRERRIRAALTFAEMSAGQFEHALADLCRRDGCSRVAVVGGAGDLGADVVARAPDGRRIVLQAKRYRVDNWVSGPDLQKFGGTCFAVHGADVAAVVTTAGGFRKQAREYAAHMGIVLVDNHELTAWQTGEGPPPWE; this is translated from the coding sequence GTGAACGGGGCCGTTTCGGCGGTTGTCGCGCTGGTGCTGCTCGCGATCGTGGCGGCGCCGGTCTGGCGGTGGATCTCCGAGAACGCGGCGCTGGTCGCGGTGGCGGCGGTGCTGCTGGTCGGTGCGGTGATCGCGGTGAGCATGTGGTGGAGCGGGCTGGCGGCGCGCAGGCGGCTGCGGCGGGAGCGGCGGATCCGGGCAGCGTTGACCTTCGCGGAGATGAGCGCGGGGCAGTTCGAGCACGCGCTGGCTGATCTGTGCAGGCGGGACGGGTGCAGCCGGGTCGCGGTGGTCGGCGGGGCGGGCGATCTGGGGGCCGATGTGGTGGCGCGGGCTCCGGACGGGCGGCGGATCGTGCTGCAGGCCAAGCGGTACCGGGTGGACAACTGGGTGTCGGGGCCGGATCTGCAGAAGTTCGGCGGCACCTGCTTCGCGGTGCACGGCGCCGATGTGGCCGCGGTCGTCACCACCGCGGGCGGGTTCCGCAAGCAGGCGCGGGAGTACGCCGCGCACATGGGGATCGTGCTGGTGGACAACCACGAGCTCACCGCGTGGCAGACCGGGGAGGGGCCGCCGCCGTGGGAGTGA
- a CDS encoding DUF3566 domain-containing protein: protein MTTPNQPNDERHQTNGVTERIAPSPIPPRPIPRPGGENGTDAPGNGQGQAPSAPAPGQGPKNQGAPNQGHGQLPQRQPGSSNPAAAQGRQGPQGSGPQGQGAQGNGERAPEAPKTGDQETVRLGGNQQGKDGGPGTGGQQGFKDGGWGQLPQREPQSNLYRPGQAPVTGRPSGSAGLSGGVTNARTTADLAAKATRKEAAMVKSVGIDGPTRSISRPELVKDMPDLSDMRHPVPPQQQPDQALPYYTPGQQQQPPISPSAPVAVAAAVQAGEPLRATVQIRRIDPWSTLKITLVISVAMFFVWMLAVGLLYIVLEGMGVWERLDTTLGDMVSQEGGSASLIDAGTVFGYAGVIGLVNVVLFTALGTVGVFIYNQCCDLVGGIQVTLADPD from the coding sequence TTGACCACTCCGAATCAGCCGAACGACGAGCGCCATCAGACGAACGGCGTGACCGAGCGGATCGCACCGTCCCCCATTCCGCCGCGCCCGATCCCGCGTCCGGGAGGCGAGAACGGAACGGATGCACCGGGCAATGGTCAGGGACAGGCGCCCTCCGCGCCGGCTCCGGGGCAGGGGCCGAAGAACCAGGGTGCGCCGAACCAGGGGCACGGCCAGCTGCCGCAGCGGCAGCCGGGTAGTTCGAATCCGGCTGCGGCACAGGGCCGCCAGGGACCGCAGGGCTCCGGCCCGCAGGGTCAGGGTGCGCAGGGCAACGGGGAGCGCGCGCCGGAGGCCCCGAAGACCGGTGACCAGGAGACCGTCCGGCTCGGCGGGAACCAGCAGGGCAAGGACGGCGGGCCGGGCACCGGCGGGCAGCAGGGGTTCAAGGACGGCGGCTGGGGGCAGCTGCCGCAGCGCGAGCCGCAGTCCAATCTGTACCGCCCCGGGCAGGCGCCGGTCACCGGCCGCCCGTCCGGGTCGGCCGGGCTCAGTGGCGGCGTGACCAACGCCCGCACCACGGCCGACCTCGCGGCCAAAGCCACCCGCAAGGAAGCGGCCATGGTCAAGTCGGTCGGCATCGACGGCCCGACCCGGAGCATCTCGCGCCCGGAGCTGGTCAAGGACATGCCCGACCTCTCCGACATGAGGCACCCGGTGCCGCCCCAGCAGCAGCCCGACCAGGCGCTGCCGTACTACACCCCCGGGCAGCAGCAGCAACCGCCGATCTCGCCGTCCGCCCCGGTCGCCGTCGCGGCCGCGGTGCAGGCGGGCGAGCCGCTGCGCGCGACCGTGCAGATCCGCCGGATCGACCCGTGGTCGACCCTGAAGATCACGCTGGTCATCAGCGTCGCCATGTTCTTCGTGTGGATGCTCGCCGTCGGGCTGCTCTACATCGTGCTCGAGGGCATGGGCGTCTGGGAGCGGCTGGACACCACGCTGGGCGACATGGTCTCCCAGGAGGGCGGCTCGGCCAGCCTGATCGACGCGGGCACGGTCTTTGGCTACGCCGGTGTCATCGGCCTGGTGAACGTGGTGCTCTTCACCGCGCTCGGCACGGTCGGGGTGTTCATCTACAACCAGTGCTGCGACCTCGTCGGCGGCATCCAGGTCACGCTCGCCGACCCGGACTAG
- the gyrA gene encoding DNA gyrase subunit A — protein sequence MTDTTLPPNGAGDRIEPVDIQQEMQNSYIDYAMSVIVGRALPAVRDGLKPVHRRILYAMYDNGHRPDRSYVKSARPVSETMGNYHPHGDSAIYDTLVRMAQPWSMRYPLVDGQGNFGSRGNDGAAAMRYTECRLTPLAMEMLREIDHETVDFVPNYDGKTQEPTVLPSRVPNMLMNGSNGIAVGMATNIPPHNLTELASAIYWALENHDADEEATLAACMERIKGPDFPTSGLIVGTQGIHDAYTTGRGSIRMRGVVEIEEDSRGRTTIVITELPYQVNTDNFINAIAEQVKDGKIAGISDIHDESSDRVGMRIVVTVKRDAVAKVVLNNLYKHTQLQTSFGANMLSIVEGVPRTLRLDQMIRFYVNHQIEVIIRRTKYLLRKAEERAHILRGLVKALDALDEVIALIRRSANTDTARTGLMQLLEIDEIQSTAILDMQLRRLSALERQRIVDDLAKIEIEIADYKDILGKPERQRAIVRDELAEIVDRHGDDRRTQIVSADGDVADEDLIAREDVVVTITETGYAKRTRTDLYRSQKRGGKGVQGAGLKQDDIVKHFFVTSTHDWLLFFTNKGRVYRAKAYELPEANRTARGQHVANLLAFQPDEKIAQIIQITTYADAPYLVLATKNGLVKKSRLTDFDSNRSGGIVAVNLRDTDELVGAVLCSAEEDLLLVSAQGQSIRFAATDEALRPMGRATSGVQGMRFNASDELLSLNVVREGTYLLVATSGGYAKRTAIEEYTAQGRGGKGVLTIQFDAKRGTLVGALIVDDDDELYAITSVGGVIRTAARQVRRAGRQTKGVRLMNLGDGDTLLAIARNADEPDQVEDLGSSQQ from the coding sequence ATGACCGACACCACGCTGCCACCGAACGGCGCGGGCGACCGGATCGAACCGGTCGACATCCAGCAGGAGATGCAGAACAGCTACATCGATTACGCGATGAGCGTGATCGTCGGCCGCGCGCTGCCCGCGGTGCGCGACGGCCTCAAGCCGGTGCACCGCCGGATCCTCTACGCGATGTACGACAACGGCCACCGCCCGGACCGCAGCTACGTGAAGTCCGCCCGCCCGGTCTCCGAGACCATGGGCAACTACCACCCGCACGGCGACTCGGCCATCTACGACACGCTGGTCCGGATGGCCCAGCCCTGGTCCATGCGGTACCCGCTGGTCGACGGCCAGGGCAACTTCGGCTCGCGCGGCAACGACGGCGCCGCCGCCATGCGGTACACCGAGTGCCGCCTGACGCCGCTGGCCATGGAGATGCTGCGCGAGATCGACCACGAGACGGTCGACTTCGTGCCGAACTACGACGGCAAGACCCAGGAACCGACGGTCCTGCCGAGCCGCGTGCCGAACATGCTGATGAACGGCAGCAACGGCATCGCGGTCGGCATGGCGACGAACATCCCGCCGCACAACCTGACCGAACTCGCCTCCGCGATCTACTGGGCGCTGGAGAACCACGACGCCGACGAGGAAGCCACCCTCGCCGCCTGCATGGAGCGGATCAAGGGCCCCGACTTCCCGACCTCCGGGCTGATCGTCGGCACCCAGGGCATCCACGACGCCTACACCACGGGCCGCGGCTCGATCCGGATGCGCGGCGTCGTCGAGATCGAGGAGGACAGCCGGGGTCGCACCACGATCGTCATCACCGAGCTGCCGTACCAGGTCAACACCGACAACTTCATCAACGCGATCGCCGAGCAGGTCAAGGACGGCAAGATCGCGGGCATCTCGGATATCCACGACGAGTCGTCGGACCGGGTCGGGATGCGGATCGTGGTCACCGTCAAGCGCGACGCCGTCGCCAAGGTGGTGCTGAACAACCTCTACAAGCACACCCAGCTGCAGACCAGCTTCGGCGCCAACATGCTCTCGATCGTCGAGGGCGTGCCGCGCACGCTGCGCCTCGACCAGATGATCCGGTTCTACGTGAACCACCAGATCGAGGTCATCATCCGGCGCACCAAGTACCTGCTGCGCAAGGCCGAGGAGCGCGCGCACATCCTGCGCGGCCTGGTCAAGGCGCTGGACGCGCTGGACGAGGTGATCGCGCTGATCCGCCGCTCGGCCAACACCGACACCGCGCGCACCGGGCTGATGCAGTTGCTCGAGATCGACGAGATCCAGTCGACCGCGATCCTGGACATGCAGCTGCGCAGGCTCTCGGCGCTGGAGCGGCAGCGGATCGTCGACGACCTGGCCAAGATCGAGATCGAGATCGCCGACTACAAGGACATTCTCGGCAAGCCGGAGCGGCAGCGCGCGATCGTCCGCGACGAGCTCGCCGAGATCGTCGACCGGCACGGCGACGATCGGCGCACCCAGATCGTCTCGGCCGACGGCGACGTCGCCGACGAGGATCTGATCGCCCGCGAGGACGTCGTCGTCACCATCACCGAGACCGGCTACGCCAAGCGGACGAGGACCGACCTCTACCGCAGCCAGAAGCGCGGCGGCAAGGGCGTGCAGGGCGCCGGGCTCAAGCAGGACGACATCGTCAAGCACTTCTTCGTGACCTCGACGCACGACTGGCTGCTCTTCTTCACCAACAAGGGCCGGGTGTACCGGGCCAAGGCCTACGAGCTGCCGGAGGCCAACCGCACCGCCCGCGGCCAGCACGTGGCGAACCTGCTCGCCTTCCAGCCGGACGAGAAGATCGCCCAGATCATCCAGATCACGACCTACGCCGACGCGCCGTACCTGGTGCTCGCCACCAAGAACGGCCTGGTCAAGAAGTCGCGGCTGACCGATTTCGACTCCAACCGGAGCGGCGGCATCGTCGCGGTGAACCTGCGCGACACCGACGAGCTGGTCGGCGCGGTGCTCTGCTCCGCCGAGGAGGACCTGCTGTTGGTCTCGGCGCAGGGGCAGTCCATCCGCTTCGCCGCCACCGACGAGGCGCTGCGCCCGATGGGCCGGGCCACCTCCGGCGTGCAGGGCATGCGGTTCAACGCCTCCGACGAGCTGCTCTCGCTGAACGTGGTGCGCGAAGGCACCTACCTTCTGGTGGCGACCTCGGGCGGGTACGCCAAGCGCACCGCCATCGAGGAGTACACCGCGCAGGGCCGCGGCGGTAAGGGGGTACTGACCATCCAGTTCGATGCCAAGCGTGGGACGCTTGTCGGGGCACTCATCGTCGACGACGACGACGAGCTCTACGCGATCACCTCCGTCGGGGGCGTCATCCGGACCGCGGCCAGGCAGGTCCGCAGGGCGGGCAGGCAGACCAAGGGCGTGCGATTGATGAACCTCGGCGATGGGGATACGTTGCTTGCTATCGCACGCAATGCCGACGAGCCCGATCAGGTCGAAGACCTCGGTTCCTCCCAGCAGTAG
- a CDS encoding rhomboid family intramembrane serine protease yields MQPQPPAPVCVRHPDRATGLACTRCHRPACADCLRPAAVGQHCVDCLQQDRRSTPQVRTVAGAQAGSAPRPLVTYALIALNLLVFGITAAQASSVVDNQRSRIFLDWVLYPPAVADGEWWRVLGSGFLHYGPLHLLVNMFALYVVGRDCELVLGRVRYLLVYLVALLGGSAGVMLFSQDSLTAGASGAVYGLFGAVTVVLIRLRQSPNQMLIVIGINVIISLSLPGISLWGHLGGLTAGTLATLGVLFLPQWAGAKSPEAARTIGWVSLAAVGLGALAVIGVAGMSLV; encoded by the coding sequence ATGCAACCACAACCGCCCGCCCCCGTCTGCGTCCGGCACCCGGACCGCGCGACCGGCCTCGCCTGCACCCGGTGTCACCGCCCCGCCTGCGCGGACTGCCTGCGCCCCGCGGCGGTCGGGCAGCACTGCGTCGACTGCCTGCAGCAGGATCGGCGCTCGACGCCGCAGGTGCGCACGGTGGCGGGCGCGCAGGCGGGCAGCGCGCCGCGCCCGCTGGTCACCTACGCGCTGATCGCGCTCAACCTGCTGGTCTTCGGCATCACCGCCGCCCAGGCGAGCAGCGTGGTGGACAACCAGCGCTCCCGGATCTTCCTGGATTGGGTGCTCTACCCGCCCGCCGTCGCGGACGGCGAGTGGTGGCGGGTGCTCGGCTCCGGCTTCCTGCACTACGGCCCGCTGCACCTGCTGGTCAACATGTTCGCGCTGTACGTGGTCGGCCGGGACTGCGAGCTGGTGCTCGGGCGGGTGCGGTACCTGCTGGTGTACCTGGTCGCGCTGCTCGGCGGCTCGGCCGGCGTCATGCTCTTCTCCCAGGACAGCCTGACGGCGGGCGCCTCCGGGGCCGTGTACGGCCTCTTCGGCGCGGTCACCGTGGTACTGATCCGGCTGCGGCAGAGCCCGAATCAGATGCTCATCGTGATCGGCATCAACGTGATCATCAGCCTCTCGCTCCCCGGCATCTCGCTCTGGGGGCACCTGGGCGGGCTGACCGCGGGCACGCTGGCCACGCTCGGCGTGCTCTTCCTGCCGCAGTGGGCCGGCGCGAAATCGCCGGAGGCGGCGCGCACCATCGGCTGGGTGAGCCTGGCCGCGGTCGGGCTCGGTGCGCTCGCGGTGATCGGCGTCGCCGGGATGAGCCTGGTCTGA
- a CDS encoding ABC transporter permease, whose amino-acid sequence MRIVVIDSITVTKRNVIKIKRVPDVLVFATLSPIMFVLLFAYVFGTAIQVPGLEGGYREFLIAGIFVQTVVFGSTFTGAGLAEDMQKGIIDRFRSLPMAPVAVLVGRTVSDVVINVVSLVVMSLTGLVVGWRIRGSLLDAVLAYVLLLLFAYALSWMMATVGLLVRTPEVFNNASFMVIFPLTFLANTFVPIDDLPVVLKVFAEWNPVSALAQASRELFGNTSPVATPSQAWSMQHPVATTLIWVVVILAIFIPLSLRQYQRTVSR is encoded by the coding sequence ATGCGGATCGTGGTGATCGACAGCATCACCGTGACCAAGCGCAATGTCATCAAGATCAAGCGCGTGCCGGACGTGCTGGTCTTCGCGACGCTGTCGCCGATCATGTTCGTGCTGCTCTTCGCCTACGTCTTCGGCACCGCGATCCAGGTGCCCGGGCTGGAGGGCGGGTACCGCGAGTTCCTGATCGCGGGCATCTTCGTGCAGACGGTGGTCTTCGGCTCCACCTTCACCGGCGCCGGGCTGGCCGAGGACATGCAGAAGGGCATCATCGACCGCTTCCGGTCGCTGCCGATGGCGCCGGTCGCGGTGCTGGTCGGGCGGACCGTGAGCGACGTGGTGATCAATGTGGTGAGCCTGGTGGTCATGTCGCTGACCGGCCTCGTGGTCGGCTGGCGGATCCGCGGCTCGCTGCTGGACGCGGTGCTCGCCTACGTGCTGCTGCTGCTCTTCGCCTACGCGCTGTCCTGGATGATGGCGACGGTCGGGCTGCTGGTGCGCACCCCCGAGGTGTTCAACAACGCCAGCTTCATGGTGATCTTCCCGCTCACCTTCCTGGCCAACACCTTCGTGCCGATCGACGACCTGCCGGTGGTGCTGAAGGTGTTCGCGGAGTGGAACCCGGTCTCGGCGCTGGCGCAGGCGAGCCGCGAGCTGTTCGGCAACACCAGCCCGGTGGCGACGCCGTCGCAGGCGTGGTCGATGCAGCATCCGGTGGCGACGACGCTGATCTGGGTCGTCGTGATCCTGGCGATCTTCATTCCGCTGTCGCTGCGGCAGTACCAGCGCACCGTCAGCCGGTAG